A genomic stretch from Centroberyx gerrardi isolate f3 chromosome 10, fCenGer3.hap1.cur.20231027, whole genome shotgun sequence includes:
- the impg2a gene encoding interphotoreceptor matrix proteoglycan 2, producing MGYLSLPYSQEQPNVNDEITPPLYPHIIQLSDVKVSHESHGAVSRRKRNILFPSGVKLCAQETAQQVFANHLSYFHLRVCQETVWEAFKIFWDRLPEQEEYQSWMSQCQEGTVMAQDIGSYFSQSQEHHAVIKNRMHLQALKSEPTRSWLHMCSTPTPETPEEAKSPTQEATAGGEEGEEAAAIIPEVEDIAVVTEASPLDNDIAVASPTPPVLEQVVQLSILLTGETFSEELKEPASLRYQTLNRQFTEKIEDALEGLPAFKSVSVLDFRPQKDAQGLDGVVVDYAVTVLVDGTGVSTEQLDYLTLQSNRVENSYHEVEERPTVVYTISEVRHYITEALQTEELEERVSESPESVHTTAGATVNIVVDALEGDTEDVDKDDFLSEASESEAAAVGENDVIVMEESATEPPAPVLTTAAPEADSIEEEGLLLEDAMQSPDEERPPPEELPAEPPSPELPEVVTLPEPPVEIEASGSGTGDLEDILWPSTTTAEEETLEEEVAVEVDAISEEETVEDVAVGEGPAAEDVATVEEAGEEHLLEVVLSAAEVPQELEISTITTETVEEEDLAALVPAPEIVEESIDSESEPAEVGLLPVSDGSVEGTAEDLNIPDVPPAVEEVPPDQPEDDAAINMVLAYPEPSEYEEEEEPVVEEDTVEVATEKEGQLVPEGAAPEAPVVEEEAPEAPEISMEDLTEDEILLVDKDVPEPPATDSPSPAQPTALSPEKESPFTRISDIRPVVEWHPDISITVEVQTSEVGLADITDGDPGYDVVHYGYGVTNHTEEGSSGFPSGVAHGTDRASIAMPVNPGRALMVFFSLRVTNMIFSDDLFNKSSPEYKALEQRFLELLVPYLQSNLSNFQNLEILNFRNGSIVVNSRMKFGKPVPRGVTSAVYLILEDFCNTAYQTMNLAIDKYSLDVESGDQADPCKFQACNEYAECKVNRWSGEAECVCNAGYFSVDGLPCQSICDLQTDFCLNDGKCDIIPGQGAICRCRVGENWWYRGEHCEEYVSEPLVVGIAIASVAGFLLVASGVIFFLARTLRDQYDKDEAEDPIRRAESLPSLERATKYNPMYESEATTGYSHYYRRYPEAPVYSSASGEASTDFSSEEIRHIYENSELTKEEIQDRIRIIELYAKDRQFADFVRHHQATLETRRESSSTQA from the exons ATGGGTTACCTGAGTCTGCCTTATAGTCAGGAGCAACCTAACGTGAATGATGAGATAACACCTCCGCTGTATCCACACATCATTCAGTTATCTGATGTCAAGGTGTCTCACGAGAGCCATGGAGCTGTCTCTCGACGGAAGCGTAACATCCTTTTCCCAAGCGGAGTCAAACTGTGCGCACAAGAGACTGCTCAGCAAGTCTTTGCAAACCATCTGAGTTACTTTCACCTCAGAG TGTGCCAGGAGACAGTATGGGAGGCTTTCAAGATCTTCTGGGATCGCCTCCCAGAGCAGGAAGAGTACCAAAGCTGGATGAGCCAATGCCAAGAGGGCACAGTTATGGCACAAGATATTGGCAGCTacttcagccaatcacaggagCACCACGCTGTGATTAAAAAC cGAATGCACCTGCAAGCATTGAAAAG TGAGCCCACCAGGTCCTGGCTGCATATGTGCAG CACTCCGACACCAGAGACCCCAGAAGAAGCTAAGAGTCCTACGCAAG AAGCCACAGCTGGTggtgaagagggggaggaggcagcAGCCATCATCCCAGAGGTGGAGGACATTGCTGTAGTCACAGAAGCCAGTCCA CTGGACAATGACATTGCCGTGGCGTCTCCCACCCCCCCTGTGCTGGAGCAGGTGGTGCAGCTGAGCATCCTGCTGACCGGAGAGACGTTCAGCGAGGAGCTCAAGGAACCAGCCAGCCTCCGATACCAAACCCTCAACAGACAGTTTACTGAAAAG ATAGAGGACGCTCTGGAGGGGCTTCCTGCATTTAAGAGTGTCTCTGTGCTGGACTTCAG GCCTCAGAAGGACGCCCAAGG GCTGGATGGCGTGGTGGTGGACTATGCGGTCACAGTGCTGGTGGACGGGACGGGGGTGAGCACTGAGCAGCTGGACTACCTGACCCTGCAGTCCAACCGGGTGGAGAACTCCTACCATGAGGTGGAGGAGCGCCCCACCGTGGTCTACACCATCAGCGAGGTCCGACACTACATCACCGAAGCGCTGCAAacggaggagctggaggagaggg TGTCCGAGTCCCCTGAGTCTGTCCACACCACTGCTGGAGCCACG GTCAATATTGTGGTTGATGCCCTGGAAGGGGACACTGAGGATGTCGACAAAGATGACTTCTTGTCTGAGGCCTCCGAGAGTGAGGCAGCGGCCGTGGGGGAGAATGATGTCATCGTTATGGAGGAGAGTGCAACCGAgcctcctgctcctgtcctgaCCACCGCAGCACCCGAGGCTGACA gCATTGAGGAGGAAGGCCTGTTGCTGGAGGACGCTATGCAGAGCCCCGATGAAGAGAGACCCCCACCAGAGGAGCTCCCAGCTGAGCCTCCCTCCCCTGAGCTGCCAGAGGTTGTCACACTGCCTGAACCACCGGTGGAAATAGAGGCCTCTGGCTCAGGCACAGGCGACCTGGAGGACATTCTCTGGCCATCTACAAccacagcagaggaagaaactCTTGAGGAAGAGGTAGCCGTAGAGGTTGATGCTATCTCTGAAGAGGAAACCGTGGAAGATGTGGCAGTGGGAGAAGGGCCTGCTGCTGAAGACGTGGCGACTGTGgaagaggcaggagaggagcaCCTGCTTGAGGTCGTTCTCAGTGCGGCAGAGGTTCCACAGGAGCTTGAGATCTCCACCATCACGACAGAGACCGTTGAAGAGGAAGACTTGGCTGCACTGGTCCCAGCACCTGAGATTGTGGAGGAGAGTATAGATTCAGAGTCAGAGCCAGCAGAAGTAGGTCTGCTACCTGTCAGCGATGGCTCCGTGGAGGGCACAGCAGAAGATCTCAACATCCCAGACGTTCCACCTGCTGTTGAGGAGGTTCCCCCAGATCAGCCTGAGGACGACGCAGCCATCAATATGGTGCTGGCCTATCCTGAACCATCTGaatatgaggaggaggaggagcctgtaGTTGAAGAGGATACTGTGGAGGTagcaacagagaaagaggggcaATTGGTGCCGGAAGGGGCTGCACCTGAAGCTCCAGTTGTCGAGGAAGAGGCCCCAGAAGCTCCGGAGATCTCGATGGAGGATCTTACAGAGGATGAGATCTTACTGGTCGACAAGGACGTACCTGAGCCACCAGCCACAGATTCCCCAAGCCCCGCCCAACCAACGGCCCTGTCTCCAGAGAAGGAATCTCCTTTCACCCGTATCTCTGATATTAGACCTGTCGTTGAGTGGCACCCTGACATCTCTATCACTGTGGAG GTCCAGACCTCCGAGGTAGGCTTGGCTGACATCACCGATGGAGACCCGGGTTATGACGTGGTTCATTATGGTTATGGTGTGACCAACCACACAGAGGAGGGCAGCAGCGGATTTCCGTCCGGTGTGGCGCACGGCACGGACCGAGCCAGCATCGCCATGCCCGTTAACCCTGGACGAGCGCTGATGGTCTTCTTCAGCCTGAGGGTGACCAACATGATCTTCTCTGACGATCTCTTCAATAAGAGTTCCCCAGAGTACAAGGCTTTGGAGCAACGCTTCCTAGAACTG ctTGTCCCCTACCTGCAGTCCAACCTGAGCAACTTCCAGAACCTGGAGATCCTCAACTTCAGGAATGGGAGCATAGTGGTCAACAGCCGGATGAAGTTTGGCAAGCCGGTGCCTCGCGGCGTCACCAGTGCCGTCTATCTGATCCTGGAGGACTTCTGTAACACAGCCTACCAGACCATGAACCTGGCCATCGATAAGTACTCGCTGGACGTCGAGTCAG GTGACCAGGCGGACCCCTGTAAGTTCCAGGCGTGTAACGAGTATGCGGAGTGTAAGGTGAATCGGTGGTCGGGCGaggcggagtgtgtgtgtaacgctGGCTACTTCAGTGTGGACGGCCTGCCCTGTCAGAGCATCTGTGACCTGCAGACTGACTTCTGCCTCAATGACGGCAAATGTGACATCATCCCTGGCCAGGGAGCCATCTGCAG GTGTCGTGTCGGGGAGAACTGGTGGTACCGAGGAGAGCACTGCGAAGAGTACGTATCAGAGCCGCTGGTGGTCGGCATAGCGATTGCCTCTGTAGCCGGCTTCCTATTGGTGGCCTCCGGAGTGATCTTCTTCCTGGCCAGGACACTACGGGATCAATATGACAAGGATGAGGCGGAGGACCCCATACG GCGAGCAGAGAGCCTCCCCTCTCTGGAGAGGGCCACCAAGTACAACCCCATGTACGAGAGTGAGGCCACCACAGGCTACAGCCACTACTACCGCCGCTACCCCGAGGCTCCCGTCTACAGCAGTGCCAGTGGCGAGGCCTCCACCGACTTCAGCAGCGAGGAGATACGACACATCTATGAGAACAGTGAACTGAccaaggag GAAATCCAAGACAGGATACGCATCATTGAGCTGTACGCTAAGGACCGGCAGTTTGCAGACTTTGTGCGGCACCATCAAGC TACCCTGGAAACCCGCAGAGAGAGCTCCTCTACACAGGCATGA